GCAACGATAATGGCCAACTCTTGGCCTTTGTTTACCAGCTTGTCATGTAGAAGAGTTAAAACATCACTATCAATTGCTTGATCATTTAAGATCAACACATAGTTATCGTCTTGCTGTACAAAACGAGGGTGAATGCTTTGCTCTTTTAAAAGCGCTGTTGCTTGCTCTGTTAGGGCAATTACATCAGCTGTTGGTGCAACCACTGCACAACCACTTAAATTAGACTCGACAATATTGGCACGACCCGCTAAATGGCTCACAACCTGATGAGTACTTTGACCAGGTACTAACAAGTAAGTATCGCCCTGTTTAGTAAAGTGGTGCAGGCTGTGTTGAATTAACTGACTAAGCTCACCGACTTCACCACTGCTTAGTTTATCAACCCGTAATAAATCGATGTTATCTAAGGTAGTAATAAAACGCTTTGCTTTACTGTAGCCTTCTTTTACTACTTCGGTTGGCGTTGCATCACAATCAAAACTACTTCTTACCACCAATTTAATTTCTGTGTCTTTTAACGGCGACAAGGTTTTTGCATGCAATACTGGGTTACCCAAACGCGCTAATAAGTTAGCTTGCTCGCGGCACACCTTGGCATACTTAACTGCATTTTTAACTTTACGAGGGTCAGTACTAAATACACCTTGTGTGTCTGTCCAGATAGACACTTGCTTAGCAAAAGTATAACTCGCTAACAAGGTGGCACTGTAATCACTGCCATTGCGGCCTAATGTCACCGTATTACCTTGGCAATCTGCAGCTATAAAACCCGTTACTACGTTGATATGTGTTCTGCTAATCGCATCACTGCATTGCTGTTGGTTTTTTTGATGTAAAAGCTGACCATCATTTAGAGTAAACAGCTGTCTTGCATCAACATCTTGCGCATCAACACCTAACTGATTTAGGTAAGCAGCCAATAACCGCGCCGACCACACTTCACCATGAGCAAGTAAAGGTGCTTCAAGTAACTGCTGCTGACTAATTAATTCATTTAATACGGCAAGTTCATCTTTTAACTGTGCCAAGGCCTGTTGTTTATTCTGACCTGTAAGTAGCTGCTCAATTAAAGCCCGTTGATTGTTATCAATAAGCAATAGAATATCGCTAACAGCCTGGCTATCTTGCTGCTGGTAACTTTGCCAAAGCTTTACTAGGGTATCGGTTGTTTTACCCGATGCCGACACAACTACGCAATCGCCCTGCTCAGTATTCGCAAGAACGATGTTCGCTACCGCATGATAACGATCTGCCGAGCTTAAGCTTGAACCACCAAATTTATGAACAATATTTACCATTTCTTCTACCACAATGCCGTATGTGCTGGCGTTAACTTAAATGACGCGTTTTGCTGTGTATCTTGCTGTGTTAGCTTAGCTTCAGCTTTTGTAACTTGTTGGCCTTGACCTGGTTTTACTAAATTGAAAACACGGTCTAAATCTGCAATGAGATCTTTTACGTCTTCAATGCCTACAGAAATACGGATCAGCGTATCGCCCACACCAGCTTCAAGGCGCGCTTTAGGCTCCATGCCTGCGTGCGTCATTGTTGCAGGGTGACAAATCAAGCTTTCTACCCCACCTAGCGACTCAGCAAGGCTAAAATCTTTAAGACTAGTTAAAAACGCAGCAGCATCGTTAATGTCGCCTTTAATATCAAAGCTCACCATGCCACCAAAACCACGTTGCTGTGCTTTAGCAAGCTCATGTTGTGGGTGAGAAGCAAGGCCAGGGTAGTAAACTTGGCTTACATAAGGTGAACTCTCTAAATACTCAGCAATGGCAAAGGCATTTTCTTGGTGCTGCTTTAAACGGACATTTAAAGTACGTAAACCACGAAGCGTTAAGTAGCTGTCAAATGGTGCTCCAGTAATACCGATATTATTCGCCCACCAAGCAAGCTCATCGCCTAGCTCTTGCGTTGCAGCAATCACTGCACCGCCCACTACATCAGAGTGACCATTGATGTATTTAGTGGTTGAGTGCACAACAATATCAACACCAAACTCAATTGGGTTTTGTAATGCAGGTGATAAGAAGGTGTTGTCAGCCGCAACCAAAGCACCACACTGCTTAGCAATGCTAGTGATTGCTTTAATATCTGTTAAACGCAAGATTGGGTTACTTGGCGTTTCAATCCAAATCAACTTAGGTTTAATCGCTAAAATTTCTTGGAGGTTTTCAGTTTTAGTTAAATCCAAAACTTTTAGTTTTAACAGGCCACGTTTTTCAAGCGAGGTGAATAAACGGTAACTACCGCCATAACAGTCATGTGGGATCACTAACGTATCGTCACTGTTTAAAAGCTGAGTGGCTAAATGCACAGCAGACATACCTGTTGCAGTTATAATACCTCTTGCACCACCTTCCAGCTCAGCTAAGGTTTCAGCTAAAATATCGCGATTCGGGTTACCACTGCGGCCATAGTCATACTGGCGCTTAGTATCAAAATCAGCAAACGAATAGGTGGTTGATAAGTAAATTGGCGGTACAACCGCACCATGGTGTTTATCGGCTTCGATGCCGTGACGAACAGCAATCGTC
Above is a window of Pseudoalteromonas shioyasakiensis DNA encoding:
- the metL gene encoding bifunctional aspartate kinase/homoserine dehydrogenase II; its protein translation is MVNIVHKFGGSSLSSADRYHAVANIVLANTEQGDCVVVSASGKTTDTLVKLWQSYQQQDSQAVSDILLLIDNNQRALIEQLLTGQNKQQALAQLKDELAVLNELISQQQLLEAPLLAHGEVWSARLLAAYLNQLGVDAQDVDARQLFTLNDGQLLHQKNQQQCSDAISRTHINVVTGFIAADCQGNTVTLGRNGSDYSATLLASYTFAKQVSIWTDTQGVFSTDPRKVKNAVKYAKVCREQANLLARLGNPVLHAKTLSPLKDTEIKLVVRSSFDCDATPTEVVKEGYSKAKRFITTLDNIDLLRVDKLSSGEVGELSQLIQHSLHHFTKQGDTYLLVPGQSTHQVVSHLAGRANIVESNLSGCAVVAPTADVIALTEQATALLKEQSIHPRFVQQDDNYVLILNDQAIDSDVLTLLHDKLVNKGQELAIIVAGLGNVGEVFLSQLQAQFARLSAHYKIKVVALLRSKQMLFSASGLNSETWQEQWHNEAQSYDKAELLARINELDYEHKVIIDITASEAFSQLYPDFVELNCHLISANKYAGTAANSWYQNLRTNLAERNLLWRYNTSVGAGLPINFALADLQNSGDSINRIEGVFSGTLSWLCSSYDGSVPFSDLVLQAQQMGYTEPDPREDLSGRDMQRKLLILARDLGLDLELDEIALTPLMPEQLAAGSWQDFLANKQLLDEFMTEKAAQAAAEDKVVRYTGAITLVDGKVQAQVGLVNVGKDDVLASLKPGDNIFVINSQWYTDNALVIQGPGAGKEVTAAGVHSDLYWLVNNLK
- the metB gene encoding cystathionine gamma-synthase; protein product: MSEKNKATIAVRHGIEADKHHGAVVPPIYLSTTYSFADFDTKRQYDYGRSGNPNRDILAETLAELEGGARGIITATGMSAVHLATQLLNSDDTLVIPHDCYGGSYRLFTSLEKRGLLKLKVLDLTKTENLQEILAIKPKLIWIETPSNPILRLTDIKAITSIAKQCGALVAADNTFLSPALQNPIEFGVDIVVHSTTKYINGHSDVVGGAVIAATQELGDELAWWANNIGITGAPFDSYLTLRGLRTLNVRLKQHQENAFAIAEYLESSPYVSQVYYPGLASHPQHELAKAQQRGFGGMVSFDIKGDINDAAAFLTSLKDFSLAESLGGVESLICHPATMTHAGMEPKARLEAGVGDTLIRISVGIEDVKDLIADLDRVFNLVKPGQGQQVTKAEAKLTQQDTQQNASFKLTPAHTALW